Within the Beduinella massiliensis genome, the region GCCCTTTGCGAGATGGCAGATGGGCGTGTTGCCGCAATGGAACCCCATAAAGGTATCCGTGAGGGCGTAATCGTACTTGCCCTTGATTTCGCTCTCATACATATCCTTGGGGACGGAGTTGTTGATGTCCAGCAGCGTGGGGGCATTCTCCGTGACACAGGCGAGGATGTACTCGCTGAGCGCTCCATAGATGTCGACCTCGCAGGAGACGGGAATCAGGCGCGAGGTCAGGCGCGCGTTGACGTAGCAGGGAACGAAGCCGAACTGCGTCTGGAAAGAGGGCCAGCACTTATTGGCAAAGCAATAGTAATCGCTCGCGCCCTTATTCTGCTCCGCCCAATCGAGCAGGGTGATTTCATACTGCGCCAAGCGGGGAAGAATGCCCGGCATGCGGTTTCCTTCTCCAAGCTCTTTTTCCATGTCCGCAATCACTTCCGGAATGCGCGGATCGTCCTTGTGCGCCTGATAGGCGGCATACAGATCCAGCTCGGAGTTTTCCTGAATCTCCACGCCCAGGTCAAAAAGCGCCTTGATCGGGCCGTTGCAGGCCAGGAAGTCGTAAGGACGCGGGCCGAACGTAAATATCTTCAGCTTTCCCAGTCCCAACTGAACGCGCGCGACGGGCACAAACTCTGCGATCATCGCGGAGATTTCCGCCGCGGTGCCCACCGGGTATTCGGGAATATATGGGCGTAAATGGCGCAGTCCCAAGCTGTAGCTGGCGTTCAGCATGCCGCAGTAAGCGTCGCCTCTTCCTTCGATCAGGGAGTCCCTGCTTTCTTCCGCTGCGGCGATCACCATCGTAGGGCCTGCAAACTTTTGAATCAGCTGCGTTTCCGGGCCTTCGGGTCCGAAATTTCCCAAGAACAGGACGAGCGCATTGCATTCGCTTTGCCGAAGCTC harbors:
- a CDS encoding fucose isomerase, encoding MRNIPDVKLGIVAVSRDCFPIALSSRRRSAVVEAYRKAGGEIVEVQTTVENEKDGLKALEELRQSECNALVLFLGNFGPEGPETQLIQKFAGPTMVIAAAEESRDSLIEGRGDAYCGMLNASYSLGLRHLRPYIPEYPVGTAAEISAMIAEFVPVARVQLGLGKLKIFTFGPRPYDFLACNGPIKALFDLGVEIQENSELDLYAAYQAHKDDPRIPEVIADMEKELGEGNRMPGILPRLAQYEITLLDWAEQNKGASDYYCFANKCWPSFQTQFGFVPCYVNARLTSRLIPVSCEVDIYGALSEYILACVTENAPTLLDINNSVPKDMYESEIKGKYDYALTDTFMGFHCGNTPICHLAKGEMKFQRIMKRSLEPDVEPDITRGTLEGDLKAGEITFFRLQSSADTTLHSYIAQGEILPVATRSFGGIGVFAIPEMGRFYRHVLIAKHYPHHGAVAFSHVGKALFAAIKCLGVEDIAFNQPKSMLYRDENPFKA